Genomic DNA from Panthera leo isolate Ple1 chromosome A1, P.leo_Ple1_pat1.1, whole genome shotgun sequence:
AAACAACAAGTTggttaataactttttaaatatacttttatagaAGTGGAAACCCTGCTTTCTCTTGTGACTTGAGAAGAATAGGGACTGTAGGTATATTAAGTAGAATATACTACTTTTTATAGAAGAAACTATTATTCAAAGTAAATACTTTTAATACATGGACAGAAGATATAGCTCAGTCTTTTGTCTGAGTCCTATAAAAATGAGAAGAACTTCATATCGAAAGGAACTTGAAGAGGCAGGTCTATACTTTTTACTCTTTAACAAATTCTTGTTAACAGTTTTAAAATTGATTCTGAATTTTGATAGCCATTTCCTTTCTTGAAGTATTATTCCGCACTTTGCACAGTTAAGTAAGGGTATTTAGGTAAGATTGCATCTTAATTCTGTAGTGGGGTAGTGATGATGATAGCTAGCCTTTATTGGGCTCTTCCTGTGtgtactttacatgcattatatcataaatcctcacaataaccttatGTGATAAGGTGCTGTTACTATATCCCTGGTAAACGAAAGACTAGAGATTTGGACCCAGACTTtctgttttatgctttttaaCCTTCATAGGTCAAAGGTTGTATCTGCATACCACCTATTTACTATTTTTGGAAATTGCTCTTTTTTAACCATCTTCATTGTAAAGCAATactatgaatgaaatcacaggTTTAGTgtgagttttatatatatgtatgttttaagtttattttttatttgcgagtgtgtgtgtgtggaggaggggaagagagagagggagagaatcccaagcaggctgatggagggttcaatctcacaaaccgtgagatcttgacctgagccgaaatcaaaagtcatacacttaaccaactgagccaaccgggtGCCCCATTTCTCTGTACATTTTTACAAACTTTAAGTTGCAAAAATTttctgtcttagcaactttcaagtatacaatgtAATAtcgttaactatagtcaccatttCTGTACATTGCATCCCAGAACTTACTTGTCTTATGAGcgtaagtttgtaccttttgatcatcttcacccattttacccacccccacccgtggcaaccaccaatctgatttctttttctgagtttgtCTCTTGTAGATTCCGCATATAAATGAGAtcgtgcagtatttgtctttctcttgctgacttttttcacttaatataatggcTTCAAGGTCTATCCTTATTGtcacaaatgataagatttccttcttttttatggctgaatagtatttctcTATCTGTGTGTACATACCACACATTTtctactaatttgaagggatacatgcccctggtgtttacagcagcattatcaacaatagccaaattctggaaaaagcccaaatgtccatcagttgatgaatgggtaaagaagacagacacacacacacacacacacacacacacacactggaatattactcagccataaaaaaggaatgagggtcggttaagcatcctactttagctcaggtcataatctcacagttcatgggttcgagccccaaggggtgctcagagcctggagcctgctttggattctgtgtctccttctctcagtccttcccccactcacactatctctgtcaaaaaatgaataaatgttttttaaaaatttttttaaaaaggggggggaatgaaatcttgccatttgtaatgacatggatggagctggagagtattatgctatggaaaaataagtcagagaaagacaattaccacGTAATTTCACTCAGATGGAATTtaagacataaaacaaacaatcatagggaagaaaaaagaggaaaaccaagaaacagactcttagctttggagagcaaactgatggttaccagaggagtgGTTGTTAAGGgagtggggattaaggagggcacttgtgatgagcaccagacATTGTATGTGAaggttgaatcactgtattgtacacctgaaactaatattacagtgtatgttaactagctggaacttaaataaaaacttacatacaacatgtcctttatccattcatatattgatGGATAGTTAGTTTGCTTtctattttggctattgtaaataatgctgcagtgaatataggagtgcagatatctttttgagataataatttcattttcttcaggtaagtaaccagaagtagaattgctggatcatctggTAGTTCTCTTTTAACTCTTTAAGTAATAGCTtctatactgtttcccacagtgggtTTCCCACCACTAGTGCATgaaggttccattttctccacctcctcaccaacatttggtatctttttttttttttttttttttttttttttattacaactgTTGTaactggtatgaggtgatatccagttgtggttttgatttgcatttccctggtaattagtgatgttgagcaccttttcatgtacctttgttcatttgtatgtctttagaaaaaggtctattcatttcctttgcacttttttaaaaatttaaatttttttaaaaattcacatccaaattagttagcatatagtgcaacagtgactTCAAGAAtggatagattccttaatgccccttacccatttagcccatcccccctcccacaacccttcccataaccctctgttctccatattaaagagtcttatgttttgtccccctccttgtttttatatttttgcttcccttgtgttcatctgttctgtgtcttaaagtcctcataggagggaagtcatataatatttgtctttttctgactaatttcgcttagcataataccctctggttccatccacatagttgcaaatgacgagatttcattctttttgattgccgagtaataacTCCATTGTATACGTATACCACATCGTCTGTATCCgttcatccgtcaatggacatttgggctctttccatactttggccattgttaatagtgctgccataaacattggggtgcgtgtgccccctcgaaacagcatacctgtattccttggataaatacctagtagtgcaattgctgggttgtagggtagttctatttttaattttttgaggaacctccatagtgttttccagagtggcttgcatcagttttcctttgctcattttttaaatcaggctgtttattttgtatttttaaggatACACAAAAATTTTATCTTTCCTGGGAAGTGAATAAACCTCATTTTGGCATATTGGTAGTTCTTATTTGCATGAAAGAATAGCATAtaatgagaaaaagtaaaaagtctTGATAATCTTCTTTCCAAAATAATCAGAGGTAggctatttttattcttaacattGATTAGAATAATACTTTGGAGGTGTTAACATTTTATAGCCTAGCCAATTTACATGTAGACTCTTTGTTTCATTGGAATGTCACTTTTCAATATTCTGTTGTCTGCTTTAATCAATATCTGATAGGTCCTGGAGTTGTTAATTCACAGAGATGGGGAATTTCAAGAACTGATGAAATTGGCACTTAATCAGGGAAAAATCCATCATGAAATGCAAGTTTTAGAAAAGGAAGTAGAGAAGAGAGACAGTGATATTCAACAACTACAAAAACAGCTAAAGGAAGCAGAGCAAATATTGGTAAGTTCATAGAagaggaggtaaaaaaaaaaaaaaagatattgtttaatttatttctgaaaaataaatctgttttaaagtattttgaattgGCAGAAAACTTAAGTTCCTAAGTGTAAAAATGAGAACTTGACAGTTTGAATGAAAGGCCATTGTCATCCCTTTTTAACTTAATGTTTTAAGGTAGTCTGCATTACTTTTGAAccatattttcatcatttaaagaTTTCACAGTGTTGAATTAATAGAACTAatggaattgaattgaattaataGAAGTTGTACTTTTATCCTGTCCTGATAGAAGTTTTAAGTTGTTAGTAATCTAAATCTTtacttcaactttaaaaatattttgaaatcagtaGAAATATGTACCAATTTTATAAATTGATTAAAACTGACTTCATTAACTTATTTCATCCTCCATTCTAAACTAGGTGGATTTGGGCATATGTCCAGGACTCTAGTTCTTGGCTACTATTTCAAAAAAGCAATTTCTTTGCTCATATTTATCCGGTTATTTCACGAAATACTAACTAATGTAATTGTTATATGGTGATATTACAGAAACAGCTGAGTTTGATTCTCATATGGACCAGACACTGCTGGAATCCTTATCCCTGATGAATCTTCAAAATGTGTCCAAATGGGCTCCAATAAATAGAAACCTGAATGGTTCAGGGTAAATTAACCATTCCTGCTGAAAAAATGACCCCaagtaaatgctttaaaaaaaaaaaacaaaaaaaacaaaaacatagtaaAATCTATTTTCCATTAGGAAAGTAATAGTTGCTTATCAAAAGATATTCAGAGaatacagaaaagtagaaagaggagggaaaaaatgcTGTCAGTCCCTCTGTGCTGTTATTCATAGTTTTTTGCCTTTCATTTCAGTCTCaggtgtattattttattttttttaatttcccagtaggcttataattgttttttaaatcaaagtatagttgatacacaatgttactttagtttcaggtgtacaacatagtttttttttccccctcagaggAATTCATTTTGTATCTTGTAACTAGTAGGATACCAACTGGTGTTCTATTACCATTTATTAAAACTGAGGGATTTTTCGTATATTGTAtccattttgtttagttttccaACTTACTGTTACAAAATAATACTTTGATGAATATCATTgcaaaaaaactttgtttttcttctgcatttcagATTATATTCTTTAGATTTCCAAAAATATAATTATGGAGTTAAATAGAGTTAACACAAGGACCATAAAAAGACTGAATTTTATGATTTAGGTAATAGCAACTGACATTGAGCACTTGTGCATCAAGCCTTGTGCTTGCTTGCACTTTAAATGTTTTAACTCACTCTTCTTAATAATTATGCGAGGTTAGTAccattccattttacagatgaagaaactgagattttaAATTGATAACTACTTTGCCCAGGGAGAGTGAAAAGTAGGGAGATGGAACTTAAACctaattctctctgtctccatacTCCTAACCACTGTGTTACAGTTGAAGATGCATATACATACTAGCTTAACTTCATTTTACCCTTTCATATATCTTTccagtgggagtggggggtggttGTGGGTGTTTTCATTATAGTAGTTATTAAGCTTAGAGATAGTGGTAATGTATAAATGAATAAGATCATCAATCCAAGAATGTATCttacaaactaaaaaaacattttgatattttatccTTGAACCCGAATGCTCTTGGGGTGGTATGTGGTCAGAATCTCTTCTGCATGTTTGTGATAGAATTTGTGAATGGAGACTGATTCATgaacatatattatttctttcattaactGATACAAATGATACCCACGTATTTGAGAACATTACAGATAAATTGTGGGGATTTCTAAATTTTGCATGTTGTTCATATGGAATTAATGATTTTGTGAATTAAGCCAAAAACTGTTTGATATAGTTAAGAATAAaccgtatttctttttttaatgttcaaattaGGCAACAGCTGTTtaccaagcaaaagaaaaactcaaatcaatagaaaaagcaagaaaaggttAGTACAGTGGGAAACACTGAATGACTTTCTGAAAAatccaagtttttgtttgaagaaGCAGATGAGAGTGTTAACTGGTAATCATTTGCTGCTTTTGAAATGGTTCcagtaaatttttattgtaaagtGCTAGGCTATAGCACTGAGCTATGTATTACTGAGGAGACATCACACCTTTCTCAGGTTATAAGAAGCAGTAGCATATGGCAAGTTACGGCCTTGTATCCAAATGCACAGTAATGACAATGAGTGTATAAAGTTgttgggagaagggaaaagaactgTAATCTGGAAGCAAGTGGGATTTGAGATCTTGGAAAAGATGGATCTTGCAAAAGTGAAAGAGAATGTGCAGTGGACAAATGGAGCAGGACTAGAGTGTCATGAAGTCAGAACTACATGTGGCTTTGGGGTGAGTGCACATTTAATGGTGCAGAAGCCCAGCAGACCTTCTTTTCCTGTCCTGCTCCTCTCCTTAAAAGACttccattttggattttttaGTTTGTGTACTAAAAGTAGAGTTACAATGAAAATTTggttacttttgttttaaaaaaaaattttttttaatgtttatttttgaaggagagagagacagtgtgtgagtcaGGGTGtggggggttgcagagagagagggagacacagaatccaaagcagcctccaggctctgagctgtcagcacagagcccaacgcagggcttgaacccacaaaccgtgagatcgtgacctgagccgaaatcagactcTCAGCCAACTGAGCTCAACCAaccaaggtgccccaaacttCGGTTACTTTAATGGTTTCGTAGATGATTTACCTTTAGTCACCTCAGAGTTGtctaactttcttcttcttttcctgtttcagaTAACTACTGCTAATGTTTGGTGtgtgtccacttttttttttttttttaaagatgtttaataCAGATAGAATGGGAACAATAcaagtatatatgtacatatattctaaaacaaaaaccaggTCATGCTATACATATTATTTAGTGGCTTACCTTTTTTAATCTAATGAATGTATTGTGGATTTGTTTCTACTTAGATCTACTTATATCCTTAGTGGCACAGTAAGCCAACAATTAAGTGATATAGCGTGAACTGCTGTTCTAATTTAATAGCTTTGTCATTGGGAGACAAAACACTCTTGCCTCTATTTTGTGTTCACTGTTGCTTTCAGAACAGTAAGACTAATGGTAGCTAATAATTGAGATAGTGAGCATTATCATGCTAATGTCCCAAGTTTGACACTTTGTCAGACGATTTTTCTGGACGTTTTGTTCTTTAGTTGGGAAATCTCTATGATTTAAGTTTAACAATATACATATTATTAACTTTATTAGGGAAGGTAGGTAACTCAGATTATCTTGTatacagataataaaaaataaagtatgatgtGTGACTGTGAGGCACGTGTTTATGCCCTTGTAAGTTACTAGACTAACATGCTATGCTCTCGACTCTCAGGTGCCATCTCCTctgaagaaataattaaatatgcacATAGGATTAGTGCGAGTAATGCTGTATGTGCCCCACTGACCTGGGTTCCAGGTAaaatacttctctttttaaagtagaCATATGTGGTTTTAAATCTTAGGTGATTTTCACATCTTTAATATCTTAGAAGGAATAATATGGGCCATGGGTTTTATCAGTTTGATTTTCTACAAAGCTGTTGCCACAGGAactgtgtttctttcctttttaaagaaaaataagaagttcATGTTTAAAAGTACAAGATGATATGTGATGATTCAAAACCTATAGATTTATATGCCTGTGATACCCAGGCTGGCCAGAAGCCCACCTTTTAGAACAGTTGGAGTTTCCCCAAGGGTTCTGGCCTCGGAAGCAGACAATTCCAGCTCTTTGGTGATAAGGATGAAGCACTGAGCACCCAACAGCAAATACATGGGACTGGAAAGAACAGGAGTAATTAGAAACAGCAAAGAGCAATGAGCTGCAACATACATTGACAGTACATAAGACAGGGACCTAATGTAGAGCAGTGGTCTTCtgggaggagtgggagatacatCTCTCAACATCAGTAACTTGTGAATGGTATTTTACCAATTACCAGTTTGGGGGGGTAAGTGATCTGGAGCGAGTAAGAAGTATTACCAAAAAGTCCAAATCTGCCaaattttcatcatccccaaactAAACAGTATGCCTTCATGATTGGAAGTGAACATTGGCTCTAGATACTCTCCTGGAAGGTTCTAGGAATTAGTCTTTAAATgacaagatcaaagaggttggttagaaaaagttttaatttagaCAGTCCTTCAAATAAGCATTCCAGTCAGTCCTTTCTGTCTTATAAACAGAAGTGTGTCATGATCGATTTATTCTCCCTCAAGAGTATGTATCATTTGTTACTTTCTTGCTAGGAAATGCAGGTAAATTACAAGAATCAAGActgttataattttcttaatttgttatcTGGAATTGCTAAAATGacagacttctctctctctctctctctctctctctctctctctctttctctttttgtataaAGAGTAGTATATTTCTATGCAGGTTCAGAGAAgaaatgcatgtatttttaaatatattatgctCTTAATAACAGTTGATAAGATGACCTTCTTGTTCCAAAATTGAAATGTAGTTTGAGTTTTTCAGAGTGAACCAAGGAAAATCAATACTTCTTTAGAGAAGGTATCAATGCTTATTTTGTATATGATTGAATTAAAAGCAGTCTGTTTTTTTAGGGGACCCACGGAGACCATACCCAACTGATTTAGAGATGAGAAGTGGATTATTGGGTCAAATGAACAATCCTTCCACTAATGGTGTAAATGGTCATTTACCAGGAGATGCACTTGCAGCAGGCAGATTGCCAGGTAATGTTGATTAGAAAAATGCTTTCGAACAGACTGAGGTTTTTCAGACATGGTGATGGAATATCTATCTGGCTGTTGAACAAGTTTGAGGTTCTAGACccaagttgttttatttattttattttattttttaagtttatttattttgagagagagaggaagagcgggaatctcaagcaggctctgcatggtcagcatggagcatgactcaggacttgaactcaaatcgtgagatcataacctgagcctaaatcaagaggcGGATGTTGGACCCAGTGAGCCGTTCAGGCATCTGACCCAACTCATTTTAATAGCTAAGTTTTCTGCCAATTATCCTGCTCTCTGCTTACTCTAGTTTAAAGATTGTTCTAGCTGGAGTTTATGAAACTACAATAAATtgacttttctctcattttttaataggTTATTTTCCTTGGGCATTAGGcctctcttttattattattaggatCTAAAcatagctttttaaataaaattgtgaaatatgctatataaacagaataagaaatatatatgttcattttaaagaatacaaagtGAACCCACTCCTGAAAAACTCCATATTAACCAAATGAATAACAAAGCTTTTTACAGACTttttaataacta
This window encodes:
- the MED4 gene encoding mediator of RNA polymerase II transcription subunit 4 isoform X3 produces the protein MAASSSGEKEKERPAGGSGAAGGNSTRERLLSALEDLEVLSRELIEMLAISRNQKLLPPDEENQVLELLIHRDGEFQELMKLALNQGKIHHEMQVLEKEVEKRDSDIQQLQKQLKEAEQILATAVYQAKEKLKSIEKARKGAISSEEIIKYAHRISASNAVCAPLTWVPGDPRRPYPTDLEMRSGLLGQMNNPSTNGVNGHLPGDALAAGRLPDVLAPQYPWQSNDMSMNMLPPNHSNDFLLEPPGHNKENEDDVEVMSTDSSSSSSDSD
- the MED4 gene encoding mediator of RNA polymerase II transcription subunit 4 isoform X2, encoding MLAISRNQKLLPPDEENQVLELLIHRDGEFQELMKLALNQGKIHHEMQVLEKEVEKRDSDIQQLQKQLKEAEQILATAVYQAKEKLKSIEKARKGAISSEEIIKYAHRISASNAVCAPLTWVPGDPRRPYPTDLEMRSGLLGQMNNPSTNGVNGHLPGDALAAGRLPDVLAPQYPWQSNDMSMNMLPPNHSNDFLLEPPGHNKENEDDVEVMSTDSSSSSSDSD